In Blastococcus saxobsidens DD2, the genomic stretch TGGTGATCCCGCTCAGGCGTCGGGATGGCGCCCGGTGATCTCCGGCGCCATGACGCCGATGATCCGCTGCAGGTCATCGACCGACCCGAACTCGACGACGATCTTCCCCTTGGCCCGGCCGATCTGGATCTTGACCTTGGTCTCGAACATGTCGGAAAGGCGCGAGCCGAGTTCCTCCACGCCGGGGGCGCTGATGTTGCGCGCCCGCCGCTTGGCGGCAGGCTGCTCGGCCGCAGCCATGGCGACCGCTTCCTCCGTGGCCCGGACCGACAGGCCCTCGGCGACGATGCGGGTGGCGAGGGCGTCCTGCGCGTCGGCGTCGTGCAGCCCGAGCAGGGCACGGGCGTGGCCGGCGGAGATGACGCCCGCGGCGACGCGGGTCTGCACCTTCACCGGCAGCTTCATCAGCCGGATCGTGTTGGTGACCTGCGACCGGCTGCGGCCGATGCGGCCGGCCAGCTCCTCGTGCGTCGCGCCGAACTCCTCGAGCAGCTGCTGGTAGGCGGCTGCCTCCTCCAGCGGGTTCAGCTGCACCCGGTGGATGTTCTCCAGCAGGGCGTCGCGGAGCATGGCGTCGTCGGTGGTGTCGCGGACGATCGCCGGAACGCTCTCCAGCCCGGCCGCCCGCGCGGCGCGCAACCGCCGCTCGCCCATGATGAGCTCGTACCGTGCCTCGCCCGCTTCGCGGACGACGATCGGCTGGAGCAGCCCGAACTCCCGGATGCTGTGGGTGAGCTCCTCCAGCGCCTCGTCGTCGAAGACCTGCCGGGGCTGCTTCGGGTTGGGGACGATGTCGTCGACGGCGACCTCGCGCAGCTGAGCACCGGGCACGCCCACCGCCCCGGTCTCCGGCGGCGTCACCGGGGGAGGCACCAGGCTCACCGGCGAGGACGGCGCCGAGGCGGCTGCGTCGGCACCCGGGCCCGACACCGGCGCCGACTGCTCGCCAGGGCGGTCGTCGCGGTCCG encodes the following:
- a CDS encoding ParB/RepB/Spo0J family partition protein, producing the protein MTKRGGLGRGLAALIPTGPAPTPPPAVSPIVAPAVEPADRDDRPGEQSAPVSGPGADAAASAPSSPVSLVPPPVTPPETGAVGVPGAQLREVAVDDIVPNPKQPRQVFDDEALEELTHSIREFGLLQPIVVREAGEARYELIMGERRLRAARAAGLESVPAIVRDTTDDAMLRDALLENIHRVQLNPLEEAAAYQQLLEEFGATHEELAGRIGRSRSQVTNTIRLMKLPVKVQTRVAAGVISAGHARALLGLHDADAQDALATRIVAEGLSVRATEEAVAMAAAEQPAAKRRARNISAPGVEELGSRLSDMFETKVKIQIGRAKGKIVVEFGSVDDLQRIIGVMAPEITGRHPDA